In Acidobacteriota bacterium, one DNA window encodes the following:
- the rsxC gene encoding electron transport complex subunit RsxC has protein sequence MAALRRTLTFRHGVHPDEHKEATCRLPIQRMPFVDEYVLPLSQHIGRPAKPVVRPGQRVQRGELIAEPDGFVSSAVHSPVTGTVAAIEMRPHPTGRKMEAIVVRADPFASQRFVRRSDRPREDMEPDEIVAAIQRAGIVGLGGAAFPSHVKLKVPPGKRVRFAILNGCECEPYLTADHRTMAERPRAVLRGLELIMKVTGAERGYIGVEVNKPDAIARLREEIPDGMPITVVPLAVKYPQGAEKALIDAIFHKEVPTGKLPLDLEIVVQNVGTAAAIADLFATGQPLIERVVTVSGPGVRRPANLLVPIGTPVRAVLEHCGGLLPSTRQVVLGGPMMGHAQKDLDVPVVKGTSGVIALDRLAPVTDEQPCIRCGRCLEACPMFLNPSLLATLARAERVADLKEHHILDCYECASCSFVCPSHIPLVQLMRVGKALVRERGSN, from the coding sequence CTGGCGGCGCTGCGGCGGACGCTGACGTTCAGGCACGGCGTCCATCCCGACGAGCACAAGGAGGCCACCTGCCGGCTGCCGATCCAGCGGATGCCGTTCGTCGACGAGTACGTGCTGCCGTTGTCGCAGCATATCGGGCGGCCGGCGAAGCCGGTGGTACGCCCGGGTCAACGCGTGCAGCGCGGGGAGCTGATCGCCGAGCCGGACGGATTCGTTTCGAGCGCCGTGCACTCGCCCGTCACCGGGACGGTTGCCGCGATCGAGATGCGCCCGCACCCGACCGGCCGCAAGATGGAGGCGATCGTCGTTCGCGCCGACCCGTTCGCCAGCCAGCGGTTCGTGCGTCGCTCCGACCGTCCCCGCGAGGATATGGAGCCCGACGAGATCGTCGCCGCGATCCAGCGGGCCGGGATCGTGGGACTCGGCGGCGCCGCCTTCCCGAGCCACGTCAAGTTGAAAGTCCCGCCGGGAAAGCGCGTCCGGTTCGCCATCCTCAACGGCTGCGAGTGCGAGCCCTACCTCACCGCGGACCACCGGACGATGGCGGAGCGGCCGCGGGCGGTGCTGCGGGGGCTCGAGCTGATCATGAAGGTGACGGGGGCGGAGCGCGGCTACATCGGCGTCGAAGTGAACAAGCCCGATGCCATCGCCCGCCTGCGCGAGGAGATCCCCGACGGGATGCCGATCACGGTCGTGCCCTTGGCGGTGAAGTATCCGCAGGGGGCGGAGAAGGCGCTGATCGACGCCATCTTCCACAAAGAGGTCCCCACCGGCAAACTCCCGCTCGATCTCGAGATCGTGGTGCAGAACGTCGGGACGGCGGCGGCGATCGCCGACCTGTTCGCCACCGGCCAGCCGCTGATCGAGCGGGTCGTCACCGTGAGCGGTCCGGGTGTCCGGCGTCCCGCGAACCTGCTGGTGCCGATCGGGACCCCGGTGCGCGCGGTGCTCGAGCACTGCGGCGGTCTGCTGCCGTCGACGCGACAGGTGGTCCTCGGCGGGCCGATGATGGGGCACGCCCAGAAAGATCTCGATGTCCCTGTCGTGAAGGGGACCTCGGGCGTGATCGCGCTCGACCGCCTGGCACCCGTCACCGACGAGCAGCCGTGCATCCGCTGCGGCCGCTGCCTCGAAGCCTGCCCGATGTTCCTGAATCCCTCGCTGCTGGCGACTCTGGCGCGTGCCGAGCGGGTGGCCGATCTCAAGGAGCACCACATCCTCGACTGCTACGAGTGCGCGAGCTGCTCCTTCGTCTGCCCGTCCCACATTCCCTTGGTGCAGTTGATGCGCGTCGGGAAGGCTCTCGTCCGCGAACGCGGCTCCAATTGA
- a CDS encoding RnfABCDGE type electron transport complex subunit D, protein MTASPQLELTTAPFLHRGLSTRRVMFEVLASLVPVVAAAIYFFGLAAVLLVLAATAGAVLVEWAFDAQGTRALRDGSALLTGVLLALTLPPSLPMWMAFLGGAIGIGLGKTIWGGLGHNLFNPALVGRAFLQAAFPTAMTTWARPGLSFAEIRPATLAWPFMKPAADVVTTATPLGLAKFDHQYTGLWPLLAGTTAGSLGETAGLVLIACGLWLAIRRVFDWRLPVSTLLSVAFFSALLRAFGGEAYPGPAFMLCSGGLLLGAVYMVTDPVTTPLTPRGAWIFGAGCGLLVVLIRVFGGLPEGVMYAILLMNAVTPLINRYTQPRVFGGEGR, encoded by the coding sequence ATGACGGCGTCCCCCCAGCTCGAGCTGACGACCGCTCCCTTTCTCCACCGCGGGCTCAGCACGCGGCGGGTCATGTTCGAGGTGCTCGCCTCGCTGGTTCCCGTGGTCGCGGCCGCCATCTACTTCTTCGGACTCGCGGCCGTTCTCTTGGTCTTGGCGGCGACGGCGGGAGCGGTTCTGGTGGAGTGGGCTTTCGACGCGCAGGGGACGCGGGCACTGCGCGACGGCAGTGCGCTGCTGACCGGAGTCCTGCTTGCGCTCACTCTGCCCCCGTCGCTCCCGATGTGGATGGCCTTCCTCGGTGGCGCCATCGGGATCGGTCTCGGGAAGACGATCTGGGGCGGGCTGGGGCACAATCTGTTCAACCCCGCCCTCGTGGGCCGCGCCTTTCTCCAGGCGGCGTTCCCGACGGCGATGACCACCTGGGCGCGTCCGGGATTGAGCTTTGCCGAGATCAGACCGGCGACACTGGCCTGGCCGTTCATGAAGCCGGCGGCCGACGTGGTGACGACCGCGACGCCGCTCGGCCTGGCCAAGTTCGACCACCAGTACACCGGCTTGTGGCCCCTTCTTGCGGGAACCACCGCCGGGTCGCTCGGTGAGACCGCCGGCCTGGTGCTCATCGCTTGCGGGCTGTGGCTCGCGATCCGGCGCGTGTTCGACTGGCGGCTGCCGGTGTCGACGCTTCTTTCGGTGGCGTTCTTCAGCGCGCTGCTCCGGGCGTTCGGTGGCGAGGCCTATCCCGGTCCTGCGTTCATGCTCTGCTCGGGCGGGCTCCTGCTCGGTGCGGTCTACATGGTGACGGACCCGGTGACCACTCCGCTCACCCCCCGGGGGGCGTGGATCTTCGGCGCGGGCTGCGGGTTGCTCGTGGTGTTGATCCGCGTGTTCGGGGGTCTGCCCGAAGGGGTGATGTACGCGATCCTGCTCATGAACGCCGTGACCCCGCTGATCAACCGCTACACGCAGCCCCGGGTGTTCGGAGGCGAGGGCCGATGA
- a CDS encoding FMN-binding protein, producing MSGESVSPVRLVGTLAVAGLLSGIVLVSVYLWAAPRIATNRADALRAAVLRALPGSVSSRPLVVREGRLVPYEGPEGTLPEEEAVYAGYDAQGRLVGYAVPAAGPGFMDTIALIYGLDPDRRVIVGMEVLDSRETPGLGDRIVSDPDFHANFRALAVEPAIVPVKKGEKSAPNEVDCITGATISSEAVVSIINRSLETWKDRLLTGAAEEGAAEAQ from the coding sequence ATGAGCGGCGAGAGCGTTTCCCCGGTGCGGCTCGTCGGCACGCTCGCGGTGGCCGGCCTGCTCAGCGGGATCGTGCTCGTGTCGGTCTACCTGTGGGCGGCGCCGCGAATCGCGACGAATCGCGCCGACGCGCTGCGAGCGGCGGTCCTCCGGGCGCTGCCGGGGTCGGTGTCCAGCCGTCCCCTGGTGGTGCGCGAGGGCCGGCTCGTCCCGTACGAGGGACCGGAGGGGACGCTGCCGGAAGAAGAAGCCGTCTATGCCGGGTACGACGCGCAGGGGCGCCTGGTGGGCTACGCCGTGCCGGCCGCGGGACCCGGATTCATGGACACCATCGCGCTCATCTACGGGCTCGATCCCGACCGCCGCGTCATCGTGGGGATGGAAGTGCTCGACAGCCGCGAAACGCCCGGTCTCGGCGACCGGATCGTTTCCGATCCGGACTTTCACGCCAATTTCCGGGCGCTGGCGGTCGAGCCGGCGATCGTTCCGGTGAAGAAAGGCGAGAAGAGCGCGCCCAATGAGGTCGACTGCATCACGGGCGCGACGATCTCGTCGGAGGCGGTGGTTTCGATCATCAACCGGAGCCTCGAGACCTGGAAGGACCGGCTGCTGACGGGGGCGGCCGAAGAAGGGGCGGCGGAGGCGCAATGA
- a CDS encoding electron transport complex subunit E, producing the protein MKDRERAARAAQEFVKGLWRENPVFVAVLGLCPSLAVTNSLKNGLVMGAATTFVLVGSSLLVSLARHLIPRQVRISVYIVIIATFVTCVDFVLAALMPDAHKQLGAFISLIVVNCLILGRQEAFASKNPVWLAVPDALGMAGGFTLALSMIGAIRELLGKGSLLGYPVLGSRFEPWAIMILPPGGFFALGALLTVFAAVRTAAERRRQRKAFEPPAAERRTA; encoded by the coding sequence ATGAAGGATCGTGAACGCGCGGCCCGGGCAGCGCAGGAGTTCGTCAAGGGGCTGTGGCGCGAGAACCCCGTCTTCGTGGCGGTCCTCGGGCTGTGTCCCTCGCTGGCGGTGACGAATTCGCTCAAGAACGGCCTGGTGATGGGAGCGGCGACCACCTTCGTGCTGGTGGGTTCGAGCCTGCTGGTCTCGCTGGCGCGGCACCTCATTCCGCGTCAGGTCCGCATCTCGGTCTACATCGTGATCATCGCGACCTTCGTCACCTGTGTCGATTTCGTGCTCGCCGCCCTGATGCCCGACGCCCACAAGCAACTCGGCGCGTTCATTTCGCTGATCGTGGTCAACTGCCTGATCCTCGGACGGCAGGAGGCCTTCGCCTCGAAGAACCCCGTCTGGCTGGCGGTTCCGGACGCGCTGGGGATGGCCGGCGGGTTCACCCTCGCGCTGTCGATGATCGGCGCCATCCGCGAGCTGCTCGGCAAGGGGTCGCTGCTCGGCTATCCCGTGCTGGGGAGCCGGTTCGAGCCGTGGGCGATCATGATCCTCCCGCCGGGGGGGTTCTTCGCTCTGGGGGCCCTGCTCACCGTCTTTGCCGCCGTGCGGACGGCAGCGGAACGGCGGCGGCAGCGGAAGGCCTTCGAACCGCCGGCGGCGGAGCGGAGGACGGCGTGA
- a CDS encoding electron transport complex subunit RsxA, producing the protein MGELVWIFFSASLINNFTLAYFLGLCPFFGVTGRLDTALRLGFANIFVMLITSMAAWVLNSFILPFAPYLQLISFIVVIASTVQFVEMLIRKLSPTLFRALGIFLPLITTNCAILALALFQTNRGYDLVQGLVYALGAGVGLTIALVIMAGLRQDAELAGVPRLVRGTAMSFFIAGILSMAFMGFAGLFHGS; encoded by the coding sequence ATGGGCGAACTCGTCTGGATCTTCTTCTCCGCCAGCCTGATCAACAACTTCACCCTGGCCTACTTTCTCGGCCTCTGTCCGTTCTTCGGCGTCACGGGGAGGCTCGACACCGCTCTCCGGCTCGGCTTCGCCAACATCTTCGTGATGCTCATCACGTCGATGGCGGCCTGGGTGCTGAATTCGTTCATCCTGCCGTTCGCCCCGTATCTCCAGCTCATTTCCTTCATCGTGGTGATCGCCAGCACGGTGCAGTTCGTGGAGATGCTGATCCGGAAGCTGAGTCCGACGCTTTTCCGCGCGCTGGGCATCTTCCTCCCCTTGATCACCACCAACTGCGCGATCCTCGCTTTGGCCCTGTTCCAGACCAACCGGGGCTACGATCTCGTACAAGGCCTCGTTTACGCCCTCGGCGCCGGTGTCGGCCTCACGATCGCTCTGGTCATCATGGCCGGCCTGCGGCAGGACGCGGAGCTGGCGGGTGTGCCGCGCCTCGTCCGGGGCACGGCGATGAGCTTCTTCATCGCCGGGATCCTCTCGATGGCGTTCATGGGGTTCGCCGGTCTGTTCCACGGCTCGTGA